A DNA window from Thiothrix subterranea contains the following coding sequences:
- the vapC gene encoding type II toxin-antitoxin system tRNA(fMet)-specific endonuclease VapC, translating into MKYLLDTNICIYLIKEKPPEVLVRFTALKPAQVFISAVTVFELYYGVENSQAHKCNLTALEKFLRPMTVLDFTPEDAKQAARIRADLKRKGTPIGAYDLQIAATALANGLTVVTNNTDEFKRVVGLRLENWV; encoded by the coding sequence ATGAAGTACCTGCTGGATACCAATATCTGTATCTACCTGATCAAAGAAAAACCGCCAGAAGTGTTGGTGCGTTTTACGGCATTGAAACCGGCGCAAGTGTTCATTTCAGCCGTTACGGTGTTTGAATTGTATTATGGCGTTGAAAATAGTCAGGCTCACAAATGCAACTTGACGGCATTGGAGAAATTCCTGCGCCCGATGACTGTCCTTGACTTTACCCCTGAAGATGCAAAACAAGCTGCACGGATTCGTGCTGACCTCAAACGCAAAGGTACACCCATAGGGGCTTATGATCTGCAAATTGCCGCGACAGCGTTAGCCAATGGCTTGACGGTAGTGACCAATAATACTGATGAGTTTAAGCGGGTTGTCGGGTTGAGATTGGAGAATTGGGTTTAG
- the vapB gene encoding type II toxin-antitoxin system antitoxin VapB: MQTAKIFQNGRSQAIRLPKAFRLSGTEVKISRDGNRIILEPLEQSWGDWLLAIEQFSDDFMAEGRDQPVVQEREW; encoded by the coding sequence ATGCAAACAGCAAAAATCTTTCAGAATGGGCGTTCGCAAGCCATTCGTTTACCCAAAGCTTTTCGGTTGTCAGGTACTGAAGTCAAAATTTCTCGTGATGGCAACCGCATTATCCTTGAACCACTGGAGCAATCTTGGGGCGATTGGCTGCTCGCTATCGAACAGTTTTCAGACGATTTCATGGCGGAAGGACGTGACCAGCCTGTCGTGCAAGAGCGGGAGTGGTAA
- a CDS encoding NAD(P)/FAD-dependent oxidoreductase: MKKITIIGAGFAALSAVRELRKHDSNAEITLVAPLAELHYLPGIIWIPNGLRTRDDLTIPLGNFFQRMKVKFHQGNVTGLRDGGRIVETDNGDVANDGLIIASGGRFIKKLPGIEHSITPCEGISAAEKIRDRLKAMQGGTIAIGFAGNPNEPSAMRGGPMFEFLFGIDTLLRQQNRRDKFHLVFFSPAPQPGNRLGPKAMSGLLSEMGKREIETHLGHKMKSFSAEKVTTEGGEFNADLILFMPGMTGNLWFDNTTLPRSAGGLLKADKHCKVEGWDKVYVAGDSGSFPGPDWMPKQAHMADLQAAAAAKNLLGELNGGATDATFKVELICIVDSVNKGTLVARTEKRSLVLPSSRVFHWMKRGFEWWYLRQYR, from the coding sequence ATGAAAAAAATTACGATTATCGGGGCTGGTTTTGCCGCTCTGAGTGCTGTGCGTGAATTACGCAAACACGACAGCAATGCTGAAATTACGCTGGTTGCACCGCTGGCAGAATTGCATTACCTGCCGGGAATTATCTGGATTCCGAATGGCTTACGCACCCGTGACGATTTAACCATACCGCTGGGCAATTTTTTCCAGCGCATGAAGGTTAAGTTCCACCAAGGCAATGTCACGGGGCTGCGCGATGGCGGGCGAATTGTCGAAACCGATAACGGCGACGTTGCCAACGACGGATTAATCATTGCCTCTGGTGGGCGCTTCATCAAGAAACTGCCGGGTATTGAACATTCCATTACCCCTTGCGAAGGCATTAGTGCGGCGGAAAAAATCCGCGATCGTTTAAAAGCCATGCAAGGCGGCACGATCGCTATCGGGTTTGCAGGCAATCCGAATGAGCCTAGCGCAATGCGGGGTGGGCCGATGTTCGAGTTCCTGTTCGGCATTGATACCTTGCTACGCCAGCAAAACCGCCGCGATAAATTCCATCTGGTGTTTTTCAGCCCTGCCCCACAACCGGGCAATCGCCTTGGCCCCAAAGCCATGTCCGGTTTGCTATCCGAAATGGGCAAGCGTGAAATTGAAACGCACCTTGGCCACAAGATGAAAAGTTTCAGCGCCGAGAAGGTGACGACCGAAGGCGGCGAATTCAACGCTGATCTGATCCTGTTCATGCCGGGAATGACGGGCAATTTGTGGTTCGATAACACCACCCTGCCCCGTTCTGCGGGCGGTTTGCTCAAAGCCGACAAGCATTGCAAGGTCGAAGGCTGGGACAAGGTTTACGTCGCGGGCGATTCTGGCAGTTTTCCCGGCCCCGACTGGATGCCGAAGCAAGCGCACATGGCGGATTTGCAAGCGGCAGCGGCGGCGAAAAACCTGCTCGGCGAATTGAACGGCGGCGCGACGGATGCAACCTTTAAGGTTGAGCTGATTTGCATCGTCGATTCGGTGAACAAAGGCACGCTGGTGGCGCGGACAGAAAAGCGTTCACTGGTGCTGCCATCATCCCGCGTGTTCCACTGGATGAAGCGCGGGTTTGAATGGTGGTATTTGCGCCAGTACCGTTGA
- the groL gene encoding chaperonin GroEL (60 kDa chaperone family; promotes refolding of misfolded polypeptides especially under stressful conditions; forms two stacked rings of heptamers to form a barrel-shaped 14mer; ends can be capped by GroES; misfolded proteins enter the barrel where they are refolded when GroES binds) — protein MSAKEVRFGDDARVRMVRGINVLANAVKVTLGPKGRNVVLEKSFGAPTVTKDGVSVAKEIELEDKFENMGAQLVKEVSSKTSDAAGDGTTTATVLAQAIVREGMKSVTAGMNPMDLKRGIDKAVIAAVAELHKMSKPCADTNAIAQVGSISANSDDAIGNIIATAMDKVGKEGVITVEEGSGLDNELDVVEGMQFDRGYLSPYFVNNQQSMSAELESPYVLLYDKKISNIRELLPALEGAAKAGKPLMIIAEDIEGEALATLVVNNIRGIVKVAAVKAPGFGDRRKAMLQDIAILTGGTVISEEVGLALDKVTLDDLGQAKRINITKDNTTIIDGAGSPDDIKARVDQVRSQIETTSSDYDREKLQERVAKLAGGVAVIKVGAATEIEMKEKKARVEDALHATRAAVEEGVVPGGGVALVRALQAIADLKGDNHEQDVGIQIAMRAMEEPLRQICANAGDEPSVILNAVKAGEGNYGYNARTSEYGDMIAMGILDPTKVTRTALQNAASVSGLIITTEAMVAELPKKDGGGAMPDMGGMGGMGGMM, from the coding sequence ATGAGTGCTAAAGAAGTACGTTTTGGTGATGACGCTCGCGTTCGCATGGTTCGCGGCATTAATGTTCTGGCAAACGCTGTAAAAGTTACATTGGGCCCTAAAGGTCGTAACGTAGTGCTGGAAAAATCTTTCGGCGCACCGACTGTGACCAAAGACGGCGTTTCCGTTGCCAAAGAAATCGAATTGGAAGACAAGTTCGAGAACATGGGCGCACAACTGGTTAAGGAAGTTTCAAGCAAAACTTCTGATGCGGCAGGTGACGGCACAACGACTGCAACCGTTCTGGCACAAGCCATTGTGCGTGAAGGCATGAAGTCTGTGACTGCGGGCATGAACCCGATGGATCTGAAACGCGGTATCGACAAAGCCGTGATTGCTGCGGTTGCTGAACTGCACAAGATGTCTAAGCCTTGCGCAGACACCAACGCCATTGCACAGGTTGGTAGCATTTCTGCCAACTCTGACGACGCTATCGGCAACATCATTGCTACCGCAATGGACAAAGTAGGCAAAGAAGGCGTCATCACCGTTGAAGAAGGCTCAGGTCTGGACAACGAGTTGGACGTGGTTGAAGGGATGCAGTTCGACCGTGGCTACCTGTCACCATACTTTGTGAACAACCAACAAAGCATGTCGGCTGAACTGGAAAGCCCTTACGTACTGCTGTACGACAAGAAAATTTCCAACATCCGCGAATTGCTGCCAGCCCTCGAAGGCGCTGCTAAAGCAGGCAAGCCACTGATGATCATCGCGGAAGACATCGAAGGCGAAGCATTGGCGACACTGGTGGTTAACAACATCCGTGGTATCGTGAAAGTGGCAGCGGTTAAAGCACCGGGCTTTGGCGACCGTCGTAAAGCCATGTTGCAAGACATCGCTATCCTGACTGGCGGCACGGTGATTTCTGAAGAAGTCGGTTTGGCGTTGGATAAAGTCACGCTGGACGATCTGGGTCAAGCGAAACGCATCAATATCACCAAAGACAACACCACCATCATTGATGGCGCGGGTTCTCCTGATGACATTAAAGCGCGTGTTGACCAAGTGCGTTCACAAATCGAAACCACTTCATCCGATTATGACCGTGAAAAACTGCAAGAACGCGTTGCCAAATTGGCAGGCGGCGTTGCGGTCATCAAGGTCGGTGCTGCTACTGAAATCGAGATGAAAGAGAAGAAAGCCCGCGTTGAAGATGCCCTGCACGCTACCCGTGCTGCGGTTGAAGAAGGCGTTGTTCCTGGCGGTGGTGTGGCGCTGGTACGTGCGCTGCAAGCGATTGCAGACCTGAAAGGTGACAACCATGAGCAAGACGTAGGCATCCAAATCGCCATGCGTGCGATGGAAGAGCCACTGCGCCAAATCTGCGCTAACGCTGGCGATGAGCCATCCGTTATCCTGAACGCGGTAAAAGCGGGCGAAGGTAACTACGGTTACAACGCACGTACTTCCGAGTACGGCGATATGATCGCGATGGGTATCCTTGACCCAACTAAAGTTACCCGTACTGCCTTGCAGAACGCGGCATCTGTTTCTGGCCTGATCATTACGACCGAAGCAATGGTCGCTGAACTGCCGAAGAAAGATGGCGGCGGTGCAATGCCTGATATGGGCGGCATGGGTGGTATGGGCGGGATGATGTAA
- a CDS encoding FxsA family protein — MRRFPVFSVLFLVIPFIELWLLIKVGSAIGALATILLLILSGFLGMYLLRHQGLATLAKFQRDMQAGQRPAKSLLEGMMMLLGGLLFIIPGFFTDLVGLILLLPPTRYLLVKFMLKNGVVSVGGGYQHTSAPRSSGTDIEGEVIRRVDDTKNSLDRP; from the coding sequence ATGCGTCGCTTCCCCGTGTTTTCTGTGCTGTTTTTGGTGATTCCATTCATTGAGCTGTGGTTGCTCATCAAAGTCGGCAGTGCGATTGGCGCATTGGCGACGATTCTACTGTTAATCCTCTCCGGCTTCTTGGGAATGTATTTATTGCGTCACCAAGGCTTAGCTACGCTGGCAAAATTCCAACGTGATATGCAGGCAGGGCAACGCCCAGCAAAGTCCTTGCTGGAAGGCATGATGATGTTGTTGGGTGGTTTGTTGTTCATTATCCCCGGCTTTTTCACCGATTTAGTCGGGTTAATCTTATTGTTGCCACCCACGCGCTATCTACTGGTGAAATTCATGCTCAAGAACGGTGTGGTGTCAGTTGGTGGTGGCTATCAACACACGTCTGCACCCCGTTCTTCCGGCACTGACATTGAAGGCGAAGTCATTCGCCGCGTTGACGATACAAAAAATTCACTCGACCGCCCTTGA
- a CDS encoding Dph6-related ATP pyrophosphatase: MLKRRRLTKRKTLLSWSSGKDSAWALHLLQQDPSIELVGLFTLIEQKHNRASMHDTRIEMLQHQADAAGLPLELVVLPDECSNEQYDAIMQAYIASAASNRVECMAFGDLFVSEIRQYRERQLQGSGISPLFPLWGMCTRYLVETMLAAGLHAHISSVDLNKLPAQLAGKRWSKDVIAGFPDGCHPCGENGEIHTVVVAGPMFNKPIPVSVGAVIERDGFAYADIILQGSGV; this comes from the coding sequence ATGCTCAAACGCAGACGGCTTACCAAACGCAAAACCCTGCTCAGTTGGAGCAGCGGTAAAGATAGCGCTTGGGCGCTGCATCTGCTGCAACAAGACCCCAGCATTGAACTGGTGGGGTTGTTTACCTTGATTGAGCAGAAACACAACCGCGCATCCATGCACGACACCCGCATTGAAATGTTGCAGCATCAAGCGGATGCCGCCGGTTTACCACTGGAATTGGTCGTGCTACCCGACGAATGTAGCAATGAGCAATACGATGCGATTATGCAGGCATACATCGCGAGCGCTGCCAGCAATCGGGTGGAATGCATGGCGTTTGGCGATTTGTTTGTGAGTGAAATTCGCCAATACCGCGAACGGCAATTACAAGGCAGCGGCATCAGCCCGCTGTTCCCACTGTGGGGTATGTGCACCCGATATTTGGTTGAAACCATGCTGGCTGCGGGGTTACACGCCCACATTAGCAGCGTTGACCTGAATAAACTTCCCGCACAGTTGGCAGGCAAACGCTGGTCTAAAGACGTGATTGCAGGCTTCCCGGATGGCTGCCACCCTTGCGGCGAAAACGGTGAAATTCACACCGTAGTTGTGGCTGGCCCGATGTTCAATAAACCCATTCCGGTGAGTGTTGGCGCGGTTATTGAACGGGATGGGTTTGCCTACGCCGATATTATTCTGCAAGGTTCAGGAGTTTAG
- a CDS encoding 2OG-Fe(II) oxygenase, protein MLLQPTHHQNPFPFFAVDAAFSEEQCAALEQLFVQDSGWQHRDGAFYRCSLRDVTEEIPATFHADILARMREITGLPLVERFVVTAQRMLPGHVIGIHSDRPLLGYEIARLVVQLNKGWQAEHGGVLELFATPGGEVMFKVNPEHNKAFGFLLHAASYHGVTEVTQPRQTVVFNFWHVANTPELETHIQALFANLHFSELPAALDPIAATAEARLPEEVTYRAGTAAIALHRWGYDAATVVSGYQYSAGLDGGDTHNAETYAAVRLADWVAYLYRDSFDLVRWEILRGELAGMEKFTRLLSTWELCLPEMS, encoded by the coding sequence TTGCTCTTGCAACCCACCCACCATCAAAACCCCTTCCCTTTTTTTGCTGTGGATGCTGCCTTTTCTGAAGAACAGTGTGCGGCGCTTGAGCAGCTATTTGTGCAAGACAGTGGGTGGCAACATCGCGATGGCGCGTTTTACCGCTGTTCACTGCGCGATGTTACTGAGGAGATTCCGGCAACGTTTCATGCCGACATACTCGCTCGAATGCGTGAGATTACGGGCTTGCCACTCGTGGAGCGTTTCGTGGTCACGGCGCAACGGATGCTGCCCGGACACGTTATTGGTATACACAGCGACCGCCCTTTATTGGGCTATGAAATAGCGCGATTGGTGGTGCAACTCAATAAGGGCTGGCAAGCGGAACATGGCGGGGTACTGGAGTTATTTGCCACACCAGGAGGCGAAGTCATGTTCAAAGTTAACCCTGAACACAACAAAGCTTTTGGCTTTTTGCTGCACGCCGCGTCTTATCACGGTGTCACCGAAGTGACCCAGCCGCGCCAAACCGTGGTCTTCAATTTCTGGCATGTCGCCAATACGCCCGAGCTTGAAACGCATATTCAAGCCTTGTTTGCCAACCTGCATTTCTCGGAATTACCGGCTGCACTCGACCCGATTGCCGCTACTGCTGAAGCACGTTTGCCTGAAGAGGTGACATATCGGGCAGGTACGGCGGCGATTGCTCTGCATCGTTGGGGCTATGACGCGGCAACGGTTGTGAGTGGATACCAGTACAGTGCTGGGCTGGATGGCGGCGATACGCACAATGCAGAAACTTATGCAGCGGTGCGACTGGCGGACTGGGTAGCGTACTTGTATCGGGATTCGTTTGATTTGGTACGTTGGGAAATCTTGCGCGGCGAACTGGCGGGGATGGAAAAGTTTACGCGCTTGTTGTCTACATGGGAGCTTTGTTTACCGGAAATGTCTTGA
- a CDS encoding OsmC family protein: MDAQPKDPHTVIVSLRDTEGTYTCDINAGKHQMVADEPVPLGGDDLGAAPYQYLKAALGSCTSMTIRMYAERKKWPVENVIVTLRHSRDAHKQSVFERDIKLVGDLTDDQRERLLDIADRCPVHKTLSNGASILTKLID, translated from the coding sequence ATGGACGCACAACCCAAAGACCCTCATACCGTCATCGTTAGTTTGCGTGACACCGAAGGCACTTACACCTGTGACATTAATGCAGGCAAGCATCAAATGGTTGCCGATGAACCCGTGCCTCTCGGCGGTGATGACCTTGGCGCAGCGCCCTATCAATACCTCAAAGCCGCGCTTGGCTCCTGCACTTCGATGACGATTCGCATGTATGCCGAACGCAAAAAATGGCCGGTTGAAAACGTTATCGTCACCTTGCGTCACAGCCGCGATGCACACAAACAAAGCGTGTTCGAGCGCGATATTAAATTGGTGGGGGACTTAACCGACGACCAGCGCGAACGTTTGCTGGATATTGCGGATCGCTGTCCGGTTCACAAAACCTTGAGCAATGGTGCTAGTATCCTGACTAAATTGATTGATTAA
- a CDS encoding ATP-binding protein, translating to MIKRNAADLLKKLAVGFPVVSITGPRQSGKTTLAQHCFAEKPYVTLEDPDTRDYALHDPRSFLAQFPDGAILDEVQRCPDLFSYLQGIVDRDGRMGLFILTGSQQFSLKEGISQSLAGRVGMVHLLPLAQDELLAAGDLPTTLDEFLYKGAYPPIYTRPVEVFQWYANYVSTYLERDVRQLINVQDLALFQRFLRVCAHHVGQLVNLTQIANDCGISQKTVEAWLSVLEASYLVVRLQPWYRNFNKRLVKTPKLYFYDTGLVCWLLGIRDVEQVKFHAMRGALFENLVISECHKHLFNQGEHPEIWFWRDRSGHEVDMVLERGGQFRAVEVKSGQTLSQDQFKGLQFWQELTGNAGKTLLVYGGEQAQQRTVAQVIPWRNLAGLCG from the coding sequence ATGATTAAGCGTAACGCTGCGGATTTGTTGAAGAAATTGGCTGTGGGTTTCCCCGTGGTGTCGATTACTGGGCCACGTCAGAGCGGTAAAACGACCTTGGCGCAGCATTGTTTTGCGGAAAAACCTTACGTTACGCTGGAAGACCCCGATACTCGCGATTATGCCTTGCACGATCCGCGTAGCTTTTTGGCGCAATTTCCTGATGGTGCGATTCTGGATGAAGTGCAACGTTGCCCCGATTTGTTTTCCTACCTGCAAGGCATTGTTGACCGTGATGGACGTATGGGCTTGTTTATCCTGACAGGTTCGCAGCAGTTCAGTTTGAAAGAGGGGATCAGCCAATCGTTGGCAGGACGGGTCGGCATGGTGCATTTATTGCCCTTGGCTCAGGATGAATTGCTGGCAGCGGGGGATTTGCCGACGACGTTGGATGAATTTCTCTACAAAGGTGCGTACCCGCCGATTTATACCCGCCCGGTGGAGGTGTTCCAATGGTATGCCAACTATGTCAGCACCTATCTGGAGCGGGATGTGCGGCAATTGATCAATGTGCAGGATTTGGCCTTGTTCCAGCGTTTTTTGCGGGTATGCGCCCATCACGTTGGGCAATTGGTCAACCTAACGCAGATTGCGAATGATTGCGGCATTTCCCAGAAAACGGTGGAGGCGTGGCTGTCGGTGCTGGAAGCGAGTTATCTGGTGGTGCGCTTGCAGCCCTGGTATCGCAATTTCAACAAGCGTTTGGTGAAAACCCCCAAGCTGTATTTTTATGACACGGGTTTGGTGTGTTGGTTACTGGGCATCCGCGATGTCGAACAGGTGAAGTTTCATGCGATGCGCGGCGCATTGTTTGAAAATCTGGTGATCAGCGAATGCCATAAACACCTGTTTAATCAGGGCGAACACCCCGAAATTTGGTTCTGGCGTGACCGTAGCGGGCATGAAGTGGATATGGTGCTGGAACGTGGCGGGCAATTCCGCGCCGTCGAAGTCAAATCCGGTCAAACCCTGAGCCAAGACCAGTTCAAAGGCTTGCAGTTTTGGCAGGAATTGACGGGCAACGCAGGCAAAACCTTGTTGGTCTACGGCGGGGAACAAGCACAACAGCGAACAGTGGCACAGGTGATACCTTGGCGGAATCTGGCGGGATTGTGTGGCTAA
- the groES gene encoding co-chaperone GroES, with protein sequence MNIRPLHDRVVVRRMEEERKTASGIIIPDNATEKPDRGEVLAVGPGKVGDDNERVALQVKVGDKVLFGKYAGTTVKIDGDEVLIMREEDLLAIIEG encoded by the coding sequence ATGAATATCCGTCCATTGCATGACCGCGTTGTAGTACGCCGTATGGAAGAAGAGCGCAAAACTGCCAGCGGCATCATCATCCCTGACAATGCTACAGAAAAGCCTGATCGCGGCGAAGTCCTCGCGGTAGGCCCTGGCAAAGTAGGCGATGACAATGAGCGCGTTGCGCTGCAAGTTAAAGTCGGTGACAAAGTTCTGTTCGGTAAATACGCCGGTACAACAGTGAAAATCGACGGTGATGAAGTTCTCATCATGCGTGAAGAAGACCTGCTGGCAATTATCGAAGGCTAA
- a CDS encoding DUF4424 family protein, whose amino-acid sequence MNKTMRGAVGLLLCLGGTPLVSANDSTAALGAGGLVFTKTDAIAMEQEDLFISEDKIRVAYVFRNTTKQDINTRVAFPVPAFPEEPDMDIGLDVKSSNPMGFSVRVEGKKKAFDTEIKKNDGTVNMTHHWMQTFPAGKSLKVVHEYQPAIGGEAMLWFQDEERTAKISKYCIEPDFEKWLDKTNQPDKGMVLSPRYVDYILTTGANWKGAIGKFRLTVQKAKAEDKISFCGTGVKKVDARTFVLEKTNFTPEEDLAVMFVHQYKLEN is encoded by the coding sequence ATGAATAAAACAATGCGTGGAGCGGTGGGTTTGCTGCTGTGTTTAGGCGGTACGCCGTTAGTGTCTGCCAATGATTCGACGGCAGCGCTGGGTGCAGGTGGTTTGGTTTTCACCAAAACGGATGCGATTGCGATGGAACAGGAAGATTTATTCATCAGCGAAGACAAAATCCGCGTGGCTTATGTGTTTCGCAACACGACGAAGCAAGACATCAACACGCGGGTAGCGTTCCCTGTGCCAGCATTCCCGGAAGAGCCGGATATGGATATTGGTTTGGATGTGAAATCCAGTAACCCGATGGGCTTTTCCGTGCGGGTGGAGGGCAAGAAAAAGGCGTTTGACACTGAGATCAAAAAGAACGATGGCACGGTGAACATGACTCACCATTGGATGCAAACGTTTCCGGCGGGTAAGTCCCTGAAGGTGGTGCATGAATACCAGCCAGCAATTGGGGGCGAGGCGATGCTGTGGTTTCAGGATGAGGAACGCACCGCAAAAATTAGCAAATATTGCATCGAACCGGATTTTGAGAAGTGGCTGGATAAAACCAATCAGCCGGATAAGGGCATGGTTTTGTCGCCACGTTATGTCGATTACATCCTCACTACCGGGGCCAATTGGAAGGGAGCGATTGGCAAGTTTCGTTTGACGGTGCAAAAGGCAAAAGCAGAAGACAAAATTAGCTTTTGCGGCACGGGTGTGAAGAAAGTCGATGCGCGAACATTTGTGCTGGAAAAGACAAATTTTACACCGGAAGAGGATTTGGCGGTGATGTTTGTGCATCAGTACAAGCTGGAAAATTGA
- a CDS encoding GNAT family N-acetyltransferase translates to MTYCIFTDKNISALEYSSLMESIGWGSDYSEELVQRSLTAYPFVAHARSESGILWGYVSAFSDRAFSTMLGELVVHPLAQRKGIGHALLSAVENEFAGVPVYVKPLGKAKHFFVACGYRAPAIEMQVLFKRNDAAD, encoded by the coding sequence ATGACCTACTGCATCTTCACCGACAAAAATATCTCCGCGTTGGAATATTCATCTCTCATGGAGTCTATTGGCTGGGGTTCTGATTACTCTGAAGAGCTCGTCCAGCGTTCATTGACTGCATATCCTTTCGTCGCTCATGCTCGTTCAGAGAGTGGTATTTTGTGGGGTTATGTCAGCGCGTTCAGCGACCGTGCTTTTTCCACTATGCTTGGTGAGTTGGTGGTTCACCCATTAGCGCAGAGGAAAGGTATTGGTCATGCTTTGCTATCCGCCGTCGAAAATGAATTCGCGGGTGTCCCTGTCTACGTCAAGCCCCTCGGCAAAGCCAAGCATTTCTTTGTTGCGTGCGGCTATCGCGCTCCTGCCATCGAAATGCAGGTTTTATTCAAACGAAATGATGCCGCAGACTAA
- the cysS gene encoding cysteine--tRNA ligase codes for MLHIYNSLTRQKEVFKPIEPQQVRMYVCGMTVYDYCHLGHARVMVVFDTVYRYLKASGYAVDYVRNITDIDDKIIKRAADNNEPIDALTQRFIDAMHKDEDALNVRRPTSEPRATGNVPEMLAMIQTLLDKGMAYQGKNGDVYYDVSKFDGYGKLSGRKLDELRAGERVAVDEVKDDPLDFVLWKAVKPGEPAWDAPWGQGRPGWHIECSAMSQKLLGDHFDIHGGGSDLQFPHHENEIAQSEGCIGHKHVNYWMHNGFIRVNDEKMSKSLNNFFTIREVLREYKAADIRFFILNSHYRSQLNYGTDQLDAAHASLSRLYTAMRGLPESLPAAYTDYEKRFIAAMDDDFNTPEALAVLFELASDINRIRKTQSDATAASLGALLQRLGNTLGLLQDDPESWFKGSSTADGLDEASIEALIQQRLDARKAKQWAESDRIRDELKAQGVILEDSAGGTTWKRA; via the coding sequence ATGTTGCACATTTACAATAGCCTGACCCGCCAGAAAGAAGTCTTCAAACCCATCGAACCACAGCAAGTACGTATGTACGTGTGCGGCATGACGGTGTATGACTATTGTCACCTCGGTCATGCACGGGTCATGGTGGTGTTCGACACGGTATACCGTTACCTCAAAGCCAGTGGTTACGCGGTTGATTATGTGCGCAATATTACCGACATTGATGACAAGATCATCAAACGCGCCGCCGACAATAATGAGCCGATTGATGCATTGACCCAACGTTTCATCGACGCGATGCACAAAGACGAAGACGCGCTCAATGTACGCCGCCCGACCTCAGAACCGCGTGCTACCGGCAATGTCCCCGAAATGCTGGCAATGATTCAAACCTTGCTCGACAAGGGCATGGCGTATCAAGGCAAAAATGGTGATGTGTATTACGATGTCTCGAAATTTGACGGTTACGGTAAACTTTCCGGGCGCAAGCTGGACGAATTACGCGCAGGCGAACGGGTCGCAGTCGACGAAGTAAAAGACGATCCGCTCGATTTCGTGCTGTGGAAAGCCGTGAAACCCGGCGAACCGGCATGGGATGCACCGTGGGGGCAAGGTCGCCCCGGCTGGCACATCGAATGTTCTGCCATGTCGCAGAAATTGCTGGGCGATCATTTCGACATTCACGGCGGCGGCAGCGATTTGCAGTTCCCACACCATGAAAATGAAATTGCGCAAAGCGAAGGCTGTATCGGTCACAAACACGTCAATTACTGGATGCATAACGGGTTTATCCGCGTCAATGATGAGAAAATGTCCAAGTCATTGAACAATTTTTTCACCATCCGCGAAGTGTTGCGTGAATACAAAGCGGCGGATATTCGCTTTTTCATCCTCAACAGCCATTACCGCAGCCAGTTGAATTACGGCACGGATCAGTTGGATGCGGCACACGCCTCGCTGTCACGCTTATATACCGCCATGCGCGGCTTGCCAGAATCATTGCCTGCGGCGTATACCGACTACGAAAAACGCTTCATCGCGGCAATGGATGATGATTTCAATACCCCGGAGGCGCTTGCGGTGCTATTTGAATTAGCCAGCGACATTAACCGCATTCGCAAAACCCAAAGTGACGCGACTGCGGCAAGTTTGGGAGCATTATTGCAACGTCTGGGTAATACACTCGGCTTATTGCAGGATGACCCCGAAAGCTGGTTCAAAGGCAGTAGCACTGCTGATGGTCTGGATGAAGCCAGCATTGAAGCCCTCATTCAACAACGCTTAGATGCCCGCAAAGCCAAACAATGGGCGGAATCTGACCGCATCCGTGACGAACTCAAAGCCCAAGGCGTGATTCTGGAAGATAGCGCGGGCGGCACCACTTGGAAACGCGCGTAA